The following proteins are encoded in a genomic region of Roseinatronobacter sp. S2:
- a CDS encoding peptidoglycan-binding protein, with protein sequence MTHSHQRIRSTLLSPRAAVTWGVLVAAMLAITTPALANPVETSRARIEQSHLALPQTNSRLCWARYATRGSQNNDVIEEVAFRVPCPEHMTTDFIATLQRALNARGHYDGPITGRADGQTRAAVQKFQRAQGFDSPILTLDTAQHLGLLPIELGRN encoded by the coding sequence ATGACACATTCGCACCAACGCATACGATCCACTTTACTGTCGCCGCGCGCGGCGGTGACATGGGGCGTGTTGGTGGCGGCAATGCTGGCAATCACCACACCCGCGCTGGCAAATCCGGTTGAAACAAGTCGCGCCCGCATAGAGCAGTCGCATCTGGCCCTGCCACAAACCAACAGCAGATTGTGCTGGGCGCGCTACGCGACCAGAGGTTCCCAGAATAACGATGTCATTGAAGAAGTTGCCTTCCGGGTGCCTTGCCCTGAACATATGACAACGGATTTCATTGCGACATTGCAGCGCGCACTGAACGCACGCGGGCATTATGACGGGCCGATCACCGGACGCGCTGACGGGCAGACGCGCGCAGCGGTGCAGAAATTTCAGCGCGCACAAGGTTTTGACAGCCCAATTCTGACGCTGGACACAGCGCAGCATCTTGGGCTTTTGCCGATTGAGTTGGGCCGGAACTAG
- a CDS encoding 2Fe-2S iron-sulfur cluster-binding protein: MARITYVEFNGTEHVVDVAPGLTVMEGARDNGIPGIEADCGGACACSTCHVYVAPEWVEQLPAKDPMEEDMLDFAFQPDPQRSRLTCQLKVTDGLDGLKVFMPEKQI, encoded by the coding sequence ATGGCAAGAATCACTTATGTCGAATTTAACGGAACCGAACATGTTGTGGATGTGGCCCCCGGCCTGACCGTCATGGAAGGTGCGCGCGACAACGGCATTCCCGGAATCGAGGCGGATTGCGGCGGGGCCTGCGCCTGTTCGACATGTCATGTCTATGTAGCGCCTGAATGGGTTGAACAATTGCCCGCCAAAGACCCGATGGAAGAAGACATGCTTGATTTTGCCTTTCAGCCCGACCCGCAGCGTTCGCGCCTGACCTGCCAGTTGAAGGTGACGGACGGTCTGGATGGCCTGAAAGTGTTCATGCCTGAAAAACAGATCTGA
- a CDS encoding DUF2065 domain-containing protein produces MTIWTLVLALGLVLIFEGLVFVLAPRRIEELLRMFADLPVETRRLIGLVALAFGGVLVTLARMMAG; encoded by the coding sequence GTGACCATATGGACACTGGTTCTGGCCCTTGGGCTGGTGCTGATCTTCGAGGGGCTGGTATTCGTACTGGCCCCTCGGCGCATTGAAGAATTGTTGCGTATGTTTGCGGATCTGCCCGTTGAAACCCGCCGCCTGATCGGGCTGGTCGCATTGGCGTTCGGGGGGGTGCTGGTCACTTTGGCGCGGATGATGGCCGGCTAG
- the tsaE gene encoding tRNA (adenosine(37)-N6)-threonylcarbamoyltransferase complex ATPase subunit type 1 TsaE — translation MCNTPNQIQPQTQTQCRTVTAPDPDTTARLAARLGRVLVGGDVILLHGPVGAGKSHFARALIQARLADLGRYEDVPSPTFTLVQIYDLGGIDLWHADLYRLTDPHECLELGLDHAFESAICLIEWPDRLGEYAPKTAVSLHIRPGDQADTRHLEFCTSTEHGRNILTALCDGDVT, via the coding sequence ATGTGCAACACCCCGAACCAGATTCAGCCCCAGACGCAGACGCAATGCCGGACAGTCACGGCCCCCGACCCCGACACGACAGCGCGGCTTGCTGCCAGACTGGGGCGCGTGCTTGTCGGCGGGGATGTCATCTTGCTGCATGGCCCTGTCGGTGCAGGCAAAAGCCATTTTGCCCGCGCCCTTATTCAGGCGCGGCTTGCAGATCTGGGCCGGTATGAAGATGTGCCATCCCCGACATTCACGCTGGTCCAGATCTATGATCTGGGGGGGATCGATCTTTGGCATGCGGACCTCTACAGGCTGACGGACCCGCATGAATGCCTTGAACTTGGGCTGGATCATGCGTTTGAATCGGCAATTTGCCTGATCGAATGGCCCGACAGGCTGGGTGAGTATGCCCCGAAGACCGCAGTGTCGCTGCATATCCGGCCCGGCGATCAGGCAGACACCCGCCATCTGGAGTTTTGCACCAGTACCGAACACGGGCGCAATATCCTGACCGCGCTGTGCGATGGTGATGTGACATGA
- a CDS encoding PAS domain-containing protein, whose translation MADALFLGLTVSVGSALAVLGALMIMAGIAHRRTPPLFSPDTEDHDAVLIFRDSTLVDCSDRGRQLLAAIRDQGVQTDTGASDSTALDRLLAYLAPHFPDLRAQLAKLAESGSLQLESTDDSGLTLKAQWRCGLAHLRISDTSADGVLVAMDRLSYKALHQELHNLRDVTRAAPILIWQSDEQGQILWANGAYIAALHDSGRTNQQALTWPLPELFADHDASGRLGVQFSDGQRWYSYQTADAGQMTLHFATPIDAAVQSEFARREMMQMLTRTFATLPIGLALFDADRRLQVFNPALVDLTGLDPFFLAARPDLGQMLYTLRELRMLPEPRDFGTWRDEIMKMEQAAASGSFSEEWHLDTGRIYHITATPQGDGTLAFFIQDITSEAGLMRGYKAEIETAQNILDLLPDGVAAFNLAGQAVFANAGYVQLWGSDPCTDLSDSGIEQAIRNWALRCDATVFWDQLAIFAANSDADGELTGTGTLKSGAAIALRAQRLVGGGVVVTFRHLAQQRGIPVAGLAHHQDRISRIDHAAPNDMRPDYMSAPQDARTKFRSVKHKGSRIRA comes from the coding sequence ATGGCGGACGCGCTGTTTCTTGGGTTGACGGTTTCTGTCGGGTCCGCCTTGGCTGTCCTGGGGGCACTCATGATTATGGCGGGGATCGCGCACCGCAGAACGCCGCCCCTGTTTTCGCCTGATACCGAAGATCATGACGCCGTTCTGATTTTCCGCGACAGCACGCTGGTCGATTGCTCTGATCGTGGTCGGCAGCTTCTTGCCGCGATCCGTGATCAGGGCGTGCAGACGGATACAGGCGCATCTGACAGCACTGCACTGGATCGCCTGCTGGCCTATCTTGCGCCGCATTTTCCCGATTTGCGCGCGCAGCTTGCAAAACTTGCTGAATCGGGCAGCTTGCAGCTTGAGTCCACTGACGACAGTGGCCTGACATTGAAAGCGCAATGGCGGTGCGGTCTGGCCCATTTGCGCATCTCTGACACCAGTGCAGATGGTGTTCTGGTGGCCATGGACCGGCTTAGCTACAAGGCGCTTCATCAGGAATTGCACAACCTGCGCGATGTCACGCGTGCAGCGCCAATCCTGATCTGGCAAAGTGATGAACAGGGCCAGATACTCTGGGCGAATGGCGCGTATATTGCCGCATTGCACGACAGCGGGCGCACGAACCAGCAGGCGCTGACATGGCCGTTGCCCGAACTTTTCGCGGATCATGATGCGTCCGGTCGGCTGGGCGTGCAGTTCAGCGACGGGCAACGGTGGTATTCCTATCAGACGGCAGATGCCGGCCAGATGACCTTGCATTTCGCGACGCCGATTGATGCTGCGGTGCAATCCGAATTTGCACGACGCGAAATGATGCAGATGCTGACGCGGACCTTCGCGACCCTGCCCATCGGGCTGGCGTTGTTTGACGCGGATCGCCGCTTGCAGGTGTTCAACCCCGCCTTGGTGGATCTGACGGGCCTGGACCCGTTTTTTCTGGCGGCGCGGCCTGATCTGGGGCAGATGCTGTATACGCTGCGCGAATTGCGCATGTTGCCGGAACCCAGGGATTTTGGCACATGGCGTGACGAAATCATGAAGATGGAGCAAGCCGCCGCATCGGGCAGCTTCAGTGAAGAATGGCATCTGGACACGGGGCGCATCTATCACATTACGGCCACGCCGCAGGGGGATGGCACGCTTGCCTTCTTCATTCAGGACATCACGTCGGAGGCGGGCCTGATGCGCGGCTACAAGGCCGAGATAGAAACCGCACAGAATATTCTTGATCTGTTGCCCGATGGGGTGGCCGCGTTCAATCTGGCAGGGCAGGCGGTTTTTGCGAATGCAGGCTATGTGCAGCTATGGGGCAGCGACCCTTGCACCGACCTGTCAGACAGCGGCATTGAACAAGCAATCCGGAACTGGGCCTTGCGGTGCGACGCGACAGTATTTTGGGACCAGCTTGCTATCTTTGCGGCCAATTCCGATGCAGACGGGGAACTGACCGGCACAGGAACACTGAAATCCGGCGCGGCGATAGCGCTGCGCGCGCAGCGGCTGGTCGGTGGCGGGGTCGTCGTGACCTTTCGTCATCTGGCCCAGCAGCGCGGCATCCCTGTTGCCGGACTGGCGCATCATCAAGACCGGATCAGCCGCATTGATCATGCCGCCCCAAATGACATGCGGCCAGATTACATGTCTGCGCCACAGGATGCGCGCACGAAATTCCGCTCGGTCAAACACAAGGGCAGCCGCATTCGCGCCTGA
- the hflC gene encoding protease modulator HflC, translating to MKKAGIILPIVVVAIVTAFSALFIVDERENVLVLQFGQVRQEISEPGLGFKIPFIQEVVRYDARILGLQTQPLEVTPLDDRRLVVDAFLRWRLEDVSRFREAVGVDGVRAAQGRMDRIMNAAIREVLGSVPSNTVLSEDRTSLMNRIRDLARREALSLGIDVIDVRLTRTDLPQENLEATFARMRAEREREAADERARGNEAAQRVRALADRTVVELVSSARREAEIVRGEADAERNRVYADAFSLDPEFFSFTRSMQSYERALRGDNSTMVLRPDSEFFNFLRGDGMTQAILDTADAAADEIARDPDMVRQRAPEPDAEEPDAVRELEAIIGN from the coding sequence ATGAAAAAAGCAGGTATTATACTGCCGATCGTGGTCGTGGCGATTGTCACCGCCTTTTCGGCATTGTTCATCGTTGACGAGCGCGAGAATGTTCTGGTGCTGCAATTCGGTCAGGTCCGGCAGGAAATCAGCGAACCCGGTCTTGGGTTCAAGATTCCCTTCATTCAGGAAGTCGTGCGCTATGATGCGCGGATCCTGGGTCTGCAAACCCAGCCGCTGGAAGTCACGCCGCTGGATGACCGCCGACTTGTGGTCGATGCGTTCCTGCGCTGGCGTCTGGAAGATGTCAGCCGCTTCCGCGAAGCTGTCGGTGTTGACGGTGTGCGCGCTGCACAAGGCCGCATGGACCGGATCATGAACGCCGCCATCCGCGAGGTTCTGGGGTCTGTGCCATCCAACACTGTGTTGTCCGAAGACCGGACATCGCTGATGAACCGCATCCGTGATCTGGCGCGCCGCGAAGCGCTGTCGCTGGGCATTGACGTGATCGACGTGCGCCTGACCCGCACCGACCTGCCGCAAGAGAACCTTGAAGCGACATTTGCGCGGATGCGTGCGGAACGTGAACGCGAAGCCGCAGATGAGCGTGCACGCGGGAACGAAGCTGCGCAGCGCGTGCGTGCGCTGGCCGACCGGACCGTGGTGGAGCTTGTCTCCTCTGCGCGGCGCGAGGCAGAGATTGTGCGCGGTGAAGCAGACGCCGAGCGTAACCGCGTCTATGCCGATGCGTTCAGTCTGGACCCGGAATTCTTTTCATTCACCCGCTCCATGCAAAGCTATGAGCGTGCGTTGCGTGGGGATAATTCCACCATGGTCCTGCGTCCTGACAGCGAATTCTTCAACTTCCTTCGTGGTGACGGGATGACACAGGCTATTCTGGACACCGCAGATGCGGCAGCAGATGAAATCGCCCGCGACCCCGATATGGTGCGCCAACGCGCCCCTGAACCGGATGCGGAAGAACCGGATGCCGTGCGCGAACTGGAAGCCATCATTGGCAACTAA
- a CDS encoding Do family serine endopeptidase has protein sequence MISRAAQSALPRPAGLYGLKLLTLAFILLMSQLAVLAAQERPESFADLAERVSPAVVNITTTTTVAARLDEGLPRLPEGSPFEDFFRDFFDAPEGQNRNRSRQSQALGSGFVISADGYLVTNNHVIDSADEIRVEFFSGLELQAELIGTDPATDIALLKVEHDEDLPFVPWGDAETARVGDWVIAVGNPLGQGFSVSAGIISARGRALQGNYDDYIQTDAAINRGNSGGPLFDMNGEVIGVNTAILSPTGGSIGIGFAMSSNVVVNVVEQLREFGSTRRGWLGVRIQDLNDDMAEAIGLERAEGAMVTEVMDGPSLEAGMQAGDVILRFDGGRVADTRMLVRRVGEAPVGSDVEVVVFRAGEEVTLSVVLGQRELAEGTAAPDTDSQPQDLEPSSVLGMELQGLTDSLRTELDLPATAQGLIVRSVDSDSDAAAKGVQPGDLITEANQHAVSTPEELHQRAEEAREAGRRSLLVLLRRGGDPRFLALSLDD, from the coding sequence ATGATCTCACGCGCCGCGCAATCTGCCTTGCCCCGGCCAGCAGGGCTGTATGGCCTGAAGCTGCTTACGTTGGCATTTATCCTGTTGATGTCCCAGCTTGCCGTGCTGGCCGCGCAGGAACGCCCTGAAAGTTTTGCAGATCTGGCCGAACGTGTCAGCCCCGCTGTCGTGAATATCACCACGACAACGACGGTGGCCGCACGACTGGACGAAGGTCTGCCGCGCCTGCCCGAAGGCTCCCCGTTCGAAGATTTCTTCCGCGATTTCTTTGACGCCCCGGAAGGGCAGAACCGCAACCGGTCGCGCCAAAGTCAGGCCCTGGGTTCGGGGTTTGTCATTTCGGCCGACGGGTATCTGGTGACAAACAACCACGTTATCGACAGTGCAGATGAAATCCGGGTGGAGTTTTTCTCGGGGCTGGAATTGCAGGCCGAACTGATCGGCACCGACCCCGCAACTGACATTGCACTTCTGAAGGTCGAACATGACGAGGATCTGCCATTCGTGCCATGGGGCGATGCGGAAACCGCGCGCGTGGGCGATTGGGTGATCGCTGTCGGCAACCCGTTGGGGCAGGGGTTTTCGGTCAGTGCGGGGATTATTTCCGCGCGTGGTCGTGCGCTGCAAGGCAATTATGACGACTACATCCAGACGGATGCCGCTATCAACCGCGGCAATTCCGGCGGCCCGCTTTTCGATATGAATGGGGAAGTGATCGGCGTGAACACGGCCATCCTGTCGCCTACGGGCGGTTCCATCGGCATCGGGTTTGCGATGTCGTCCAATGTTGTGGTCAATGTGGTCGAGCAATTGCGCGAATTTGGCAGCACCCGTCGCGGGTGGCTTGGTGTCCGCATTCAGGACCTGAATGATGATATGGCAGAGGCTATCGGCCTTGAGCGTGCCGAAGGTGCAATGGTGACCGAAGTCATGGATGGCCCGTCACTGGAAGCTGGCATGCAGGCGGGTGATGTGATCTTGCGCTTTGACGGTGGTCGCGTGGCAGATACACGGATGCTGGTTCGCCGTGTGGGCGAAGCACCTGTTGGCAGCGACGTTGAAGTGGTCGTCTTTCGCGCGGGCGAGGAAGTGACGCTAAGCGTCGTCCTTGGGCAACGCGAACTTGCCGAAGGCACTGCGGCCCCAGATACGGATTCCCAACCGCAGGATCTGGAACCATCCAGCGTTCTGGGCATGGAATTGCAGGGCCTGACGGACAGCTTGCGCACCGAACTGGACCTGCCCGCAACGGCGCAGGGGCTGATCGTGCGTTCGGTCGATTCCGACAGCGATGCCGCGGCAAAAGGGGTGCAACCCGGTGATCTGATTACAGAGGCCAACCAGCACGCTGTCTCGACCCCCGAAGAGCTGCACCAGCGCGCAGAAGAAGCGCGCGAGGCCGGGCGCCGGTCCTTGCTGGTGTTGCTGCGCCGTGGCGGTGACCCGCGCTTTCTGGCGCTGTCACTGGACGATTAA
- the addB gene encoding double-strand break repair protein AddB, with product MTGPTAIFANSDHPRAFALPPDADFPHLLAQGLMERLAPLAPDARARVSVLVNSGRMQRRLRASLVGHGPAVMPRIRLVSDPLTLVGAAGLPPPVPPLRRRLEIAQLIDRLLTADPDLAPRSAMYDLADSLARLFSEMQAEGVSFDTLSTLDVSGHSGHWQRALNFIRLVQTVITADTPDAEGRLRAQTAALIAQWQLAPPADPVIIAGSTGSRGTTALLMQAVARLPQGAVVLPGFDFDMPRGVWEGLGDSLSSEDHPQFRFQRLMAQLDLSPDQILPWASVPAPAPARNRLVSLALRPAPVTDQWMTEGRALHDLEDACAGIALLEAPSPRMEAQAIAACLRSALAQGKTAALVTPDRNLTRMVTVALDRWRIIPDDSAGRPLALSAPGRFLRQCAALLAQRLDAQALLSLLKHPLCHSAGDRGPHLLNTRNLELHVRRRAVAFPDREFLHAWGRAAECAGWTGWLAQVLPPLADATPRPLADLVAEHMALAEGLARGPHAGTGELWLQAAGKQALSAMSELAREAAHGGDMTPSDYDAFLTAYLQQQEVREPVNADPRIMIWGTLEARVQGAELVILAGLNEGVWPKAPDPDPWLNRRMRADAGLLLPERQIGLSAHDFQQAIAAPQVVLSRAIRDAEAKTVPSRWLNRLTNLLGGLPDQGGDTALRDMRARGAHWLDMATAFDRDFRNIPADPPAARPAPAPPVAARPRELPVTAISRLIRDPFEVYAKYVLRLRKLNPLHPSADALLRGTVLHRVLESFTKAPPEPDPFAQLLRIADEVLARDVPWPAARALWRARMGRAARAFLDFHLSQPGQILLQEARGAMALPDIGFTLTARPDRIDLWPDGQAHVIDYKTGTPPTQTQQALFDKQLLLQAVMVEAGAFSETGPLPVARITYLGLGATPKREEMDVTGDLNATTRDEFETLMTAYLSPDQGFAARRMLFMEREQSDYDHLSRYGEWSMQDTPVVQPVGRTDKDSTA from the coding sequence ATGACAGGGCCGACTGCGATTTTTGCCAATAGTGACCATCCGCGCGCCTTTGCCCTGCCGCCCGATGCGGATTTCCCCCATCTTCTGGCGCAGGGGCTGATGGAACGGCTGGCCCCGCTTGCGCCTGATGCGCGGGCAAGGGTCAGCGTTCTGGTCAATTCCGGTCGCATGCAAAGGCGGCTGCGCGCCAGCCTTGTCGGTCATGGACCCGCAGTTATGCCGCGAATCCGGCTGGTAAGCGATCCGCTGACATTGGTTGGCGCGGCGGGGTTGCCGCCGCCTGTTCCGCCCCTGCGCCGCCGGTTGGAAATTGCGCAGTTGATTGACCGGCTGCTGACGGCCGACCCCGACCTTGCGCCGCGTTCCGCAATGTATGATCTGGCCGACAGTCTGGCGCGGTTGTTTTCCGAAATGCAGGCCGAGGGCGTGTCGTTCGATACGCTGAGCACGCTGGATGTCAGCGGTCATTCGGGCCATTGGCAGCGCGCGCTGAATTTCATCCGGCTGGTGCAAACCGTCATCACCGCCGACACCCCCGATGCCGAGGGGCGGCTGCGCGCACAGACAGCGGCCCTGATTGCGCAATGGCAGCTTGCCCCGCCTGCGGACCCCGTCATCATTGCCGGTTCCACCGGATCGCGTGGGACAACGGCGCTGCTGATGCAGGCCGTGGCCCGCCTGCCGCAAGGTGCAGTTGTGCTGCCCGGTTTTGATTTCGACATGCCGCGCGGGGTCTGGGAGGGGTTGGGCGACAGTCTGAGCAGCGAAGATCACCCGCAGTTCCGGTTTCAGCGGCTTATGGCGCAGCTGGACCTGTCGCCTGACCAAATCCTGCCATGGGCGTCTGTGCCCGCGCCCGCACCTGCGCGCAACCGGCTGGTTTCACTGGCGTTGCGTCCGGCGCCGGTCACCGACCAATGGATGACCGAAGGTCGCGCGCTGCATGATCTGGAAGATGCATGCGCAGGCATCGCATTGCTGGAAGCGCCGTCCCCGCGAATGGAGGCACAGGCCATTGCCGCGTGTTTGCGCAGCGCGCTTGCGCAGGGCAAAACCGCCGCCCTTGTCACGCCGGACCGGAATCTGACACGCATGGTCACCGTGGCGCTGGACCGCTGGCGCATTATCCCTGACGACAGCGCGGGCCGTCCGCTGGCCTTGTCTGCTCCGGGGCGGTTTTTGCGCCAATGCGCGGCGCTGCTGGCGCAGCGGCTGGACGCGCAGGCGCTGCTGAGTTTGCTGAAACACCCGCTATGCCACAGCGCAGGCGACCGCGGCCCGCATTTGCTGAATACCCGCAATCTGGAATTGCATGTGCGCAGGCGCGCGGTGGCCTTTCCCGACCGCGAATTCCTGCATGCGTGGGGAAGGGCGGCGGAATGCGCGGGCTGGACAGGCTGGCTGGCGCAGGTGTTGCCACCGCTGGCCGATGCCACCCCGCGCCCGCTGGCCGATCTGGTCGCAGAGCATATGGCGCTGGCCGAAGGGCTGGCGCGCGGCCCGCATGCGGGCACCGGCGAATTGTGGTTGCAGGCGGCTGGCAAACAAGCGCTGTCCGCAATGTCGGAACTGGCCCGCGAAGCTGCGCATGGCGGGGACATGACCCCATCGGATTATGACGCGTTCCTGACCGCATATCTGCAACAGCAGGAAGTGCGCGAACCTGTCAATGCCGACCCGCGCATCATGATATGGGGCACGTTGGAAGCGCGGGTGCAAGGGGCCGAACTGGTTATACTTGCGGGGTTGAACGAAGGGGTCTGGCCAAAGGCCCCCGACCCCGACCCGTGGCTGAACCGGCGCATGCGCGCTGATGCGGGCCTGTTGCTGCCCGAACGCCAGATCGGGTTGTCCGCCCATGATTTCCAGCAGGCCATCGCCGCCCCACAAGTGGTGTTAAGCCGCGCCATCCGCGATGCAGAGGCCAAGACCGTGCCATCGCGCTGGCTGAACCGGCTGACAAACCTGCTGGGCGGGCTGCCAGATCAGGGCGGCGATACTGCGTTGCGCGACATGCGCGCGCGCGGGGCGCATTGGCTGGATATGGCCACGGCGTTTGACCGCGATTTCCGCAATATCCCTGCGGACCCGCCGGCCGCGCGCCCCGCGCCCGCGCCCCCCGTGGCCGCGCGTCCGCGCGAATTGCCGGTCACGGCCATCAGCAGGCTTATTCGTGACCCGTTCGAGGTGTATGCGAAATATGTGCTGCGGTTGCGCAAGCTGAACCCGCTGCACCCGTCCGCAGATGCGTTGTTGCGGGGCACGGTTTTGCACAGGGTTCTGGAAAGTTTTACCAAAGCGCCCCCGGAACCCGACCCGTTTGCCCAGCTTTTGCGCATCGCAGATGAGGTGCTGGCGCGCGATGTGCCATGGCCTGCGGCGCGCGCGCTTTGGCGGGCAAGGATGGGGCGTGCGGCGCGCGCATTTCTTGACTTTCACCTGTCGCAACCCGGCCAGATCCTGTTGCAAGAAGCCCGTGGCGCGATGGCGCTGCCGGATATCGGGTTTACCCTGACCGCCAGGCCCGACAGGATTGATCTGTGGCCTGACGGGCAGGCGCATGTCATCGACTACAAGACCGGAACCCCGCCCACGCAGACGCAACAGGCGCTGTTTGACAAGCAGCTATTGCTTCAGGCCGTCATGGTCGAGGCGGGGGCGTTTTCTGAAACCGGCCCCTTGCCCGTGGCGCGCATCACCTATCTGGGCCTTGGCGCAACACCCAAGCGCGAGGAAATGGACGTGACCGGGGATTTGAACGCCACCACCCGCGATGAATTTGAAACGCTGATGACGGCCTATCTGTCACCCGATCAGGGGTTTGCCGCGCGCCGGATGCTGTTCATGGAACGCGAGCAATCCGATTATGACCACCTGTCGCGCTATGGCGAATGGAGCATGCAGGACACGCCCGTTGTGCAGCCTGTGGGCCGGACTGACAAGGACAGCACAGCATGA
- the hflK gene encoding FtsH protease activity modulator HflK, with amino-acid sequence MSGNNGGPWGGGGNRGSGNRGNNGNGGRGSGDQPQMPEIDEIVKKGQEQLRVLMGGGRGGNGGGRGTGGPGFSKRGVLLGLVALVVMWAVASFYTVRPEERSVELLFGQYYKTGGPGLNFAPWPVVSHEVVQVTTERVTEVGTGRSALDTGLMLTRDEAVVDIEFQVVWNVTDPARFLFNLADPRETVRAASESAMRDIIARSELSPILNRDRGSIAADLRSAVQGLLDSYESGISVIRVNFDKADPPEQVISAFRDVQTARQERDRLEREADAYANRVLAQARGQAAQVQEEAEGYRAEVVNNAQGEAARFVSVYSEYVNAPEVTRKRMYLETMERVLGDMNLTILDNVTGSEAGGSGVLPYLPLNELSRQRSTN; translated from the coding sequence ATGTCTGGAAACAACGGTGGACCTTGGGGAGGCGGCGGCAATCGCGGCAGCGGTAACCGCGGCAATAACGGGAATGGCGGGCGTGGCTCAGGTGATCAGCCACAAATGCCTGAAATCGATGAAATCGTCAAAAAAGGCCAGGAACAGCTGCGCGTCCTGATGGGCGGCGGTCGTGGCGGAAATGGTGGCGGTCGCGGAACCGGCGGTCCGGGCTTTTCAAAGCGCGGTGTGCTGCTGGGGCTGGTCGCGCTTGTGGTGATGTGGGCGGTTGCGTCCTTCTACACAGTGCGCCCGGAAGAGCGTTCTGTCGAATTGCTGTTTGGCCAGTATTACAAGACCGGTGGCCCCGGTCTGAACTTTGCGCCATGGCCGGTGGTGTCGCATGAAGTTGTGCAGGTCACGACCGAACGTGTGACCGAAGTGGGCACAGGGCGCAGTGCGTTGGACACGGGCCTGATGCTGACCCGCGACGAAGCGGTGGTTGATATCGAATTTCAGGTGGTCTGGAACGTGACCGATCCGGCGCGCTTCCTGTTCAATCTGGCCGACCCGCGTGAAACCGTGCGTGCCGCATCGGAATCCGCGATGCGCGATATTATCGCACGTTCGGAACTGTCGCCAATTCTGAACCGCGACCGTGGTTCGATTGCGGCCGATCTGCGTTCGGCTGTGCAGGGCTTGCTGGACAGCTACGAATCCGGGATTTCCGTCATTCGTGTCAACTTCGACAAGGCCGACCCGCCAGAACAGGTGATCAGCGCCTTCCGCGACGTGCAGACAGCACGTCAGGAACGCGACCGTCTGGAACGCGAAGCTGATGCCTACGCAAACCGCGTTCTGGCGCAGGCACGCGGTCAGGCAGCACAGGTTCAGGAAGAAGCCGAAGGGTATCGCGCCGAAGTGGTCAACAACGCCCAGGGTGAAGCCGCGCGCTTTGTCTCGGTCTATTCCGAGTATGTGAACGCGCCGGAAGTCACCCGCAAACGCATGTATCTGGAAACCATGGAACGCGTTCTTGGCGACATGAACCTGACCATTCTGGACAATGTGACGGGCAGCGAAGCGGGTGGTAGCGGCGTCTTGCCATACCTTCCCCTGAATGAACTGTCCCGCCAGAGGAGCACCAACTGA